From the genome of Carettochelys insculpta isolate YL-2023 chromosome 23, ASM3395843v1, whole genome shotgun sequence:
CTCTAAGAGATACTGCTTGAGCAGGATattctaaaccagtgtttctcaaccttttgtttttttctatcAAGTACCCCTTTAAGAAAATTTTAAGTACTTCCAGATTTCTAAGGGTACGTGTCtgaccagttgagaaacatggtcctaaaataatctgaggtcttgaaacaagtgccattcagcctttctGGATTATTCCCTTTTCAGGAGTTAGATATGTTTTGCATAATGCCAAGTTACACCttgcttaaaaactacttacttacaaaaacatgcaaaaatatcacagaagactacaacATAAAACTTGCTAATTTTctaccatcttcttatcaaataaatgaattgaaatggaaatattgtacttacaatTCCACATAAGACATATGAAGTAGTTGATACAAGTCATTCtctgaatgaactttcagattgtactgactttcctAGTGTTTTTATGTCGTTtggtgtaaaactaggcaaatatttagatgagttgatgtgtaCCCCTGGAAAACCTCAGTGTACCCGCAAGGGGACACAtaaccctggttgagaaacactgttctaaacaAATCTGTAGTCATCAGAAGAGCTCTAGATTATGGGATGGTTAATGGCGGTGGACAGTATAGAGTGATCTTTCGACTATGGTCAGCACTATTGGAACTGCACCACTGTAAGAGCAAACAGGATAGATTTCCCTAAAACTTCTAGTGTGAACAAGCCCCTTGCATTTTCATCTACTTGGGAATTCCAAGTTCATCCTTACAGTCTGTCTCTCATGTGGTACAGATTTTAATTACATTATCTCAGGTGGACTGGACAGCAACTGGAGGTTGCTTTTCTTCAGATCTTCCTGCAGCTGTGATACACTCCCATAGCCTAGTTAACTGTTTCTTTTGCTATTGAGAATATCATGCTAAACTACGTTGTATGCAATATTCAGAAGGATGATGGCAGTTTTTTGGTCAGTATTGCTTTTTCTGTGATTCTACTCAGCAAAGTCCTGATGAACCTTTGCGCAGCAGAAAAGTGTTTGTTGGGCGCTGCACTGAGGATATGACTGCAGATGAGCTCCGGCAGTTCTTTTCTCAGtatggagaagtggtggatgtctTCATCCCCAAACCCTTCAGAGCTTTTGCTTTTGTTACATTTGCAGATGATcaggtatttattttaaaataatttagtcCCTGATATTTAGGAAACCATTTCCCAAGTCTTTTCAATACTCCTCAGACTGTAAATGTTGAAAAACACTGCCACTTAGCGTGTAATTATTGGATTTGAATATATAGTGTTTTTCTCATTGCAGTTGGAAAATTTCAGTTCCACTTTGAATTTCTGTTGAATTACATCAAATGCTTACAGTTCATGTCTACAGATTCATACAGTTTAGCTAGTAGTGTGTGTATGGATCTCTGCACGAGACTAACTTAAGTTTATTCAGTGAAGTGAAAGGATTTTTGCTTTTAGTTTGAATCAAATCTTCACATACCATTCCTTTACAGCTTACAAATCTATTCAGAATCATGTGGTTTGTCTTGTGCTGTAACAAGTAACTTAAAAGGGGTCTAACTTTATTTCTTTACATCCCTTATTTCTTATAGGTTGCCCAGTCTCTTTGTGGAGAGGACTTGATCATTAAAGGAATCAGCGTACATATATCCAATGCTGAACCTAAGCACAATAGCAATAGACAGTTAGAAAGAGGTGGACGATTTGGTGGCAATCCAGGAGGCTTTGGGAATCAGGGTGGATTTGGTAATAGCAGGGGGGGAGGAGGCGGCTTGGGGAACAACCAGGGCAGTAATATGGGTGGAGGAATGAATTTTGGAGCATTTAGTATCAACCCTGCTATGATGGCAGCAGCTCAGGCAGCattgcagagcagctggggaatgATGGGCATGCTAGCTAGTCAACAGAACCAGTCTGGGCCATCAGGAAACAACCAACCTCAAGGCAACATGCAAAGAGAGCAGAACCAGGGTTTTAGTTCAGGAAGCAATTCTTATGGAGGATCTAATTCGGGGGCAGCAATAGGGTGGGGGTCAGCATCAAATGCAGGATCAAGCAGTGGGTTTAATGGAGGCTTTGGTTCAAGTATGGATTCCAAATCATCAGGCTGGGGAATGTAGACACAGTGGGCTCTGATACTGACTCTGTGGTGGGAAATCAAATTTTTCTAAACTCATGGTAAGTATATTATAAATTGCATATATTCTAAATTTTTCCTGATCAATTTGTTCAATGTGCAGTATATTCAACAGTATTTTTGACGTTTTTCTTTTGTAAAACGAAAGGTTGAAGGAATTTTATAAGTTTTGTTACATAATTTGTTGGACTATTGAATGGTTGAAAGTGAATTGCTGTTTGCCTGATGGGTAAACTAACACACTACAATTGAGAGGAAAGGTTTCTCCTGTAATATTTTATTCCTTGTTTCCTGGCCAGATGAATTCTTTGCATGTTCAAAAAAGGAAACCATTGGTCAGAAACTACATTCTTTTCCTCGTTTGTTTTAATTTGATCCCCACCATAAGAATCTCTCCAAATGTCCGAGTTGGAGAACGCAGTGtcactgttgattttttttttttttttcttttaacactgTCTTCCCTCATATACTAAGTATGATATGAAGGCTTCATTTAATCTCTGCAGTTCATCTCATTTCAAATGTGTATGGAAGAAGCACTTAATTGAAAGCAGTGCTGTAAATATTCTGCTTTAGGAATACTTCTGTCTACATGCTTTCTCATCCAAGAATACTTCATCACACTGCACATGCTACGTCTTAGACGGTGGGTGTTCCATTTTTATCCGCTACTCTTTGTTTCATGGAGTCGTATCAACGCTATGAACGCAAGGCTGTGAGATGGAACCAGAAGGCTGTTTGAACTTTTGAAACCTTGTGTGGGATTGATGATGGTGCCGAGGCATGAGAGGGCTGGTATGTGCGAGAAAAAGGAGAGAGCGCATGCAGAGACCTGGTGGTGCATTATGGGATTTTATTTACTTGGCGAGATGTCTCTCAATCCTGTGGCTTTGGTGAGAGAGTGTGCAGAGAGCAATGGTAGCAAATACAGTACGAGTGTTTCTTGCATTCAAAGGACATCCATATCTGGAAGACTAAGTGGGTTTCATACCTATTTAACCAGTTAGTTGAATGTGTTAAGTGAAATGAATCTGTATTTTTCCCCCTTCTGTCAACTGCTGTGAATGCTGtatggtgtgtgttttttttctgttattgATATGTAAGTGTGGTAACGTGAATTGATGATGGGGATGGTGACGAGAACATTGAGTTTGTGGTGTGCTTTGCGGTAGTTGTAGCAGAGTTCACTAGCGAGCTCAGTGTGCCTCTTAAGGGTGGAAGTTCCACTGTCTGTAAGATAACCATAAGAATGCTGTTTGCTGCAGTTCTGTGTTTGGATGCTTTTTATAAGATTTGTCAATGTAGGAAATTCttaaataaaactgatttaaGTAATATGTGTCTTTGTTTTGCAGCCCTGAATGCAAAGAATTCATATCAGTTAATTTATTTTGCGCTTTGAGATGAAGTTCCGTAAAGTTGTTTTTGCAGTAATCATATTtgtaaaataatttgtttcagaTAAGCATGCTTTAAAGTTTGACAAGTCAAATGGATCCATCACTCATCATGCATTGATACGTGACACTCTACTTGTAATCCACTGTCTATTTCTTGCATTGTTCTGTGTAATGTATCTAAAATCAAGTTCTCACATGGTTGGGTGCCCTCATTTAAAATGGTAAGCCAGTCCCTCCAGCTTGCATCCTCATCAGGGAAGCTCCTTCTTGTTTTTAGGCAGTAGGGTTGatgttttttttaagtgagtTAGAAGGGGTGATGGTGAAGTAACTAACCCTTATATCTCAGGAGACTTGCTGTACataaatgtattttcaaaagcagctcctcTGAGGATGAGACCATAAAGCAAAAAAAATTGTAGGTTGCTTTAAATCATCCTGCTGATTGGGGACCAATGGAAAAATATTCCTACTCTGTCAGCACAGAAGAAACTATAAAGTTATGGCTAAAGTAAAATATTAGCTTCTAATGACGAACGTCCACCTGAAGAATGTATTGATGTATTTATAAGAGGCTTCTTATCCCCAAACAAGAAAAGTATCTAGTGGTTCAGGAGTGGGCAAATTTACCggctcatgggctggatctgcTTCCCCACCGTTAATCCCTGacagactgctgctgctgtgcctctgcaggtatgggaaattgcagctcccattggccatgcatcactgttcctggccaaagggagctgtgggaagtgctgctccccacagctcccagtggctgggaataGTGGTCTGTGGCCAACTGGAGCTGCTGTAATTGCCCATACCTGTGGGGCTGTGGGTAAATATAGTGGCAGCAGCCAGTCAGGGCTAAACCTGGTGAAAGTATTTTATTGCCCATCTCTACAGTAGTCACACATCCAGCAAGATTACTTCCATAAGTATTGAATCTTCAGAAACTGGTTAGTATGTGCTTGAATCCAACACCACACTGATCCTTTTATTACTGTATTCCATATTCTGCAGCTTCTATCTACAGAGATTTAGAGCAATTTAGCTTACATTCTGCTTTGACTTGGATATTTAAGTTCTTGAAGTGGATGTTAATTAGGATCTCTATTTGTGTCTCAATATATTTTCTCATGAAGGGTAGACCATCAAAGTTTTGTTAGATATTTGCACTGGTATTACTTTAATACCTCTAGTCCAAGAGGATAGCTGGCAACTAAGTCTCAATCTACATACTTTAAAAATAACCAGTGGGGACTGTGACCCCCTCCCTGAGATAACAGTTATAAACCCACATCTTCTCACGATTCAAATCCCTTTGAAAAAAGTTGCTTAATTGTTCTGCACCTAAATCAAATATGATTTCCAAACTCTGTACCATCTGTGAATTTTGCATTTTAGCACTTGCACTATTACCAGCTACTGCTGCTGAGTAACACTTAAATGGTATTCTGGGACCTCCAAAGACTAAACGGTGGCATGCCTTCAAGGAACTGGATGGTAAGTTTGTCATTAGCATGGCTTTAATTTGTTTAAACATGTTTAAGTCTAGAATCCAGTATTACAGGTTGGCAACATTGGGGAATCTTTACTATGAATTTTAGTCTCCCTTGACCCTTAAAGAAATTCTTGAAAGTTTTATAGCTGTGGTCATTTCTTGGTCATTTTCTCTAAATGTTTTTTATATTCTAGTGTTTTAAGTGAGTAAATAAAAAGTATTTTTGTCATCACTTATGAGCATTGTCTTGTTTTTTAACAATTTTCATTTTAAGTATGTATTATATATAATGTGATTTAATAGACAAACAGTGTTTACAGAAACAACCGGTTTTTAATATAGATTAACTGTACTCTCTTCTGGCTTATTTAGCACCAAAAAGTGCATTCTATTATAACACGCTCTGAGGAACTTTATATGGCAACCTGGTAAATCTTTCTTAATCTTACTAGTCGAAATATACTGCTAAAACTGATGGGATGTTTCAGTATCCTGGGCGGCACTGCTTTAAATATGAGTGGTACTGGACCACTACATAACTTACATTTCTCTGAACATTTGATGGACTGTACCTGTAAAATTATCTTCAGAATTTTGGTCGTGCTAACTCTGTTTTTGTAGAGGCAGGTTATTAAAGTAAAGATCCATGCAATTGTGTTTAAGGGCATTTACTCTTCCTTAGTTATGTCTAGACTGGCTTTTACTAGAGTTGAAAAAGTCTGACCATGCTTTATCGTTGTCTAGCAGAGCTGTCCTGCTGAAGCTATTGGGATTTACCAGAGGCAGCATGCATTCAAAGAACTagtcaaaaatatttattttgatgcTTGTATTCTAACTTGAGGGGGAATATTTATAGCTCTGTTAATAAAAGTGCTAAACTGTTTTTCCTGCTATATAAACAAGCATGTTTTTCTGTTAATTAGTTTAGTTTTACTGTAGTTTTATtagatgtatatttttaaaaggattgTGATCCATGTTTGTAAGTGGACACTGCTAATTTTCAGATGGAAAATTttacacttcaaaaaaaaaaaaaacaaaaaattcagtaCTAAGTTTAAATGAATTTCTCTTGCTCATTTGACTCTTCCAGATATGAAAAGCACATATAAAGTAAGATTTGAGTTTAAAACGAATTAAGTTAGTTGGGCAGTTGTAACTCTTGACAGTACTAATTAATACAATCAAACTGCACTCACAGTCTTTCAAAATATTACAAAACTGGAACTTGTTCTGTTGAAGGTCTTAATGTTCCAAAAGGAAGAACTGTTAATTTTTTACTCCCTGTTCATCCAAATACTCTACATAAGAAAGTAGACTGTTcaagaatatttcaaaatagtgttttcAAGCCATGAAATGTAGTTAATCACTTTTGTATATACCCCATATTGGCCAGCGACTGCACAGTCTATGCCCCAAGACACAAGACCACCAACAAACCATTTCTTAGTCTGATTCTCTAAGAAAATTAACGGTCCCCCACTGTCACCCTGACAAGAGTCTTTCCCACCTTCTTCAACCCCAGCACACAACATGTTTTCTGTTACAGGCTCAATTTTCCCATGTGGCAGCTTTGCATATGCATCTTGACACTTTTTGTGGTCAATAACTACTAACTCAACATACAGGAGATGAGGGGAAAACCGCCTCCTTTCAGTTCTTCCCCAGCCAGCTACAATTCCCATATCATCAGTTTTCACATGAAATCTTTCTTCTCTTGTGGGCAAGCAAATGGGTGTAATATTTGCATTAATTGGGACTTTATGTTTCAGTTTAATCAGTGCAATGTCATTGTTAAAACTGACACCGTAATGGTAACCTTCATGTACAAAAATTTTTTCTGCCCAGGCTTGTTGGTAGTGAACAGAATTTTTGTTCAGAAACCCCATTTTGATGTTCAAGGTTGATGGGTCTCTTTGACGGGCTACAACATGAGCAGCAGTTAAAATCCACTCATCATATAAGAGGGCACCACCGCCTGCTGCTCCATCATCAGTAACTAGCCTAATTTGCCAGGGGAATTGTCCAAGCTTTGCCATTTTTCCTCCAATTATACGTTCCACAGATGTCCTAGTTTGTATTCCACAAACTGAGAGAAAAGAAATACAAGAAGTGTTACGTGTTGAGTAGTAAAGAGGTAAGAGTATGTCAGATGAAGACGTGTACACAGTGCTTCTAACCAACAAATCAGTTTTGGAACCATAAAATCACTTGCAAATGTAAAtgtacaaattatttttattgtcaTCTAtgacatggctctgtgcccccttcTCCCAGGCACTGTTCTGATTAGCTGGAATTCTGGTCAATCAGCAGCAACTGATAGAGCTGCAGTTACAAGTAAGTAACTCACCCTTCTTCAAATAATGGTCCCTGTTGTATTCCCCTGTGGGTGATTAAGCAGTACCTGAGGAAGGTGTGGGAATGAGGGTGACACAGTTGAACCAAGAACCTCCATCCCTGACCATCAGCAGCCAAGTCCTGTAGAAGGGCATAATGCCTTGGAAATGTGGATGGACCCCACTGGACCATGTggcagtgagaaggaactgaagtgTTATGTGCCCTTTATTGCCTCTTTCGGACATGCAAGGTGAGCCAGGGTGTGTGCACAGAGTAGTGAATGCTACTTTCAGATTCTCTGACTGCAGGGTGATGGTGCACATGAGACCCATAATGGAATACAATAGGGACCAACATGCAAGTAGAACAGAATGGTATAAAACattaggccatgtctaccctagtCCAAaactgaaatggccatttcgaagattactagtgaagcgctgaaatacatattcagcacctctttagcatatgggtggctgcagcactttgaaattgccaaggctcactgctgtgcggctcatccagagggggaTCCTCTTCGAAAGGACTCTGGGAACTttgcaatccccttattcctatctgctaataggaataaggagatttcaaagttggtgggtcctttcgaaaaggaccccccctgtCTGGgcaagctgtggcaatttcaaagtgctgtggctgcccacatgctaatgaggcaatgaatgtgtatttcagctcttcagtagtaatctttgaaatggctatttgcgtggctaatttgaagttttgggctagtgcagatgtaggcGTAATCTTTTAGCaatagggggtggggggaattaaaAATTTTACTGTAAATGACCCAATATACCCTATAAAATTATGGAATAGCACAAACACCACTTCATGCTCTCTAAATACCAGCTTATTAGGACATCATCCTTTGATGAtacatgtgcaagccacacaagaGAACTTAGCCTTAGAAGGAagaactctcagactcaagaattggGAAATAAACTGACGTGCGTTTTTtgcaatcgaccatgcaaatccagtattggatggataagccatgagagaagcttcagactcaaacactgcccataggtcCTCACTGCCACggctaaccaccgtctctcgagatgaaaaggggccatagcacAGTTTAGTTTTCCAAACAGTCACTTTCAGCAGGCACATTACTTGACAATATATGCATTTTCACTCAAGTCTTCCTGTGGTGGTCTGACACTTATGCAAAACAGACCAATGTTGAATATACAAACTCGAGCATTTCTAACTTTATTCTGAAACTTTTGCCTACCTCTGGTACCTGCCTCAAAGAGGTGTCTGCTCTATTACAAAGCAGTTATGAACTCGAGAGAGCTTGAGAATCCACAGCTTCTTCCGGCCTTGATGGGGGAAGCAATGAGTGCTTAGCTTCAAACCCACATGGTAATGGGTGGAAACATCCAGCCAAAAGAGGGATTCTTAAAaatggggcccagtgtaaaagaATTAGTGACTAATGGAATCCTAGCTGAATTTTatatattgtgattttttttggcCTAGTAATGTCTTTTTCCTTTATCTTTTACTATAATTATACCATGTTTCCCACCGCGTCGAGTTTCAGATAATGCCACTTCTAAAGGCATCACTACACTGGATGATTTTTCATC
Proteins encoded in this window:
- the TARDBP gene encoding TAR DNA-binding protein 43 encodes the protein MSEYIRVTEDENDEPIEIPSEDDGTVLLSTVTAQFPGACGLRYRNPVSQCMRGVRLVEGILHAPDAGWGNLVYVVNYPKDNKRKMDETDASSAVKVKRAVQKTSDLIVLGLPWKTTEQDLKEYFSTFGEVLMVQVKKDIKTGHSKGFGFVRFTEYETQVKVMSQRHMIDGRWCDCKLPNSKQSPDEPLRSRKVFVGRCTEDMTADELRQFFSQYGEVVDVFIPKPFRAFAFVTFADDQVAQSLCGEDLIIKGISVHISNAEPKHNSNRQLERGGRFGGNPGGFGNQGGFGNSRGGGGGLGNNQGSNMGGGMNFGAFSINPAMMAAAQAALQSSWGMMGMLASQQNQSGPSGNNQPQGNMQREQNQGFSSGSNSYGGSNSGAAIGWGSASNAGSSSGFNGGFGSSMDSKSSGWGM